A portion of the Anoxybacillus gonensis genome contains these proteins:
- a CDS encoding COX15/CtaA family protein produces MQRLLKWFAVATTIGMLFVLIGGALVTKTGSGMGCGRSWPLCHGQLIPSHITAELLIELSHRVVSGVVGLMVLILSIWAWKAIGHIRETKFLAVVSFVFLVLQGLIGAAAVVWGQSDVVLALHFGISLISFAAVFLLTLFIFEVDKKFHAASVVLDRTMTFHIYGIIAYCYIVVYTGALVRHKQASLACPSWPFCAQTRLFPTQLHEWVQMGHRFAAGLLFLWILWATIYAIKRYKHQPIIYWGWLIALLLVSCQVATGALVVFTGLNLYVALAHAFFISCLFGVLSYFVLLATRSKKEKEVEHQAVPSAVLK; encoded by the coding sequence TTGCAACGGCTTTTAAAATGGTTTGCGGTAGCGACAACAATCGGCATGCTTTTCGTTTTAATTGGTGGCGCACTTGTGACGAAAACAGGCTCAGGCATGGGGTGCGGTCGTTCGTGGCCGCTCTGTCACGGGCAACTCATTCCGTCTCACATTACAGCTGAGTTGCTTATTGAATTAAGCCATCGCGTCGTCTCAGGCGTCGTCGGATTGATGGTGCTTATTTTATCGATTTGGGCATGGAAAGCGATCGGACATATTCGAGAAACGAAATTTTTAGCCGTCGTTTCGTTCGTGTTTCTCGTCTTGCAAGGGCTCATTGGCGCTGCTGCGGTCGTGTGGGGACAATCGGACGTCGTGCTTGCGCTTCATTTTGGCATTTCGCTCATTTCGTTTGCGGCTGTCTTTTTATTAACGCTCTTTATTTTTGAAGTAGATAAAAAATTTCATGCCGCATCCGTTGTGCTCGATCGTACGATGACATTTCATATTTACGGCATTATTGCATATTGCTATATCGTCGTCTATACCGGAGCGCTCGTTCGCCATAAACAAGCGAGTTTAGCGTGCCCAAGTTGGCCGTTTTGCGCACAAACGCGCTTATTTCCAACGCAACTGCATGAATGGGTGCAAATGGGGCACCGTTTTGCAGCGGGATTATTGTTTCTTTGGATTTTATGGGCGACGATATATGCGATTAAACGATATAAACATCAGCCGATTATATACTGGGGCTGGCTCATCGCACTCCTTCTCGTTAGCTGTCAAGTCGCAACAGGAGCGCTTGTCGTCTTTACAGGGTTAAACTTATACGTCGCCTTAGCTCATGCGTTTTTCATTTCATGTTTATTTGGTGTATTAAGCTACTTCGTGTTACTGGCGACACGTAGTAAAAAAGAAAAAGAGGTAGAGCATCAAGCCGTTCCATCTGCCGTATTAAAATAA
- the coxB gene encoding cytochrome c oxidase subunit II has protein sequence MKKWLRNWRLVSLVSAMALLLAGCGKPFLSTLQPAGEVADMQYKLMLLSTAIMVIVIAVVTIIFLYVVTRFRRRKGEENKIPKQVEGSHTLEIIWTVIPIILLIILAVPTVLYTFKLADVKPMNKKERDVVVVNVRANLYWWEFEYPDYGIITSQDLVVPTGERVYFNLKASDVKHSFWIPAVGGKMDTNTDNTNQFFLTFDDKRAEEAGRLFYGKCAELCGPSHALMDFKVKALPRAEFDQWVEKMKNAKPVAATDPVVKRGEEVFNKSCIGCHAVTPVDGRPEQARLAPNLGNFADRERIAGILEHNEENLKAWLKDPEKIKPGNKMTGTYPALSDEELEALTKYLMTLSVE, from the coding sequence ATGAAGAAGTGGCTACGAAATTGGCGCTTGGTTTCTCTTGTATCCGCCATGGCGCTTTTGCTAGCTGGTTGCGGTAAGCCGTTTTTATCGACGCTTCAACCAGCAGGAGAAGTAGCTGACATGCAGTACAAGCTTATGCTGCTCAGCACGGCCATTATGGTCATCGTCATTGCGGTTGTAACGATCATCTTCCTTTACGTTGTGACTCGCTTCCGTCGTCGTAAAGGGGAAGAAAACAAAATTCCAAAACAAGTAGAAGGAAGCCATACGCTTGAAATTATTTGGACAGTTATTCCGATTATTTTACTAATCATCTTAGCTGTTCCGACGGTTTTATACACGTTTAAATTGGCGGATGTAAAACCGATGAACAAAAAAGAACGCGACGTTGTTGTCGTCAACGTGCGCGCGAATTTGTACTGGTGGGAGTTTGAGTACCCAGATTACGGCATTATTACAAGCCAAGATTTAGTCGTTCCAACAGGTGAACGCGTGTATTTTAACTTAAAAGCATCTGACGTAAAACACTCGTTCTGGATTCCTGCCGTCGGAGGAAAAATGGATACAAATACAGATAACACGAACCAATTTTTCCTCACATTTGATGACAAACGTGCTGAAGAAGCAGGACGTCTCTTTTACGGAAAATGTGCGGAGCTTTGCGGTCCGTCACACGCATTAATGGACTTTAAAGTGAAGGCGCTTCCTCGTGCTGAATTTGATCAATGGGTAGAAAAAATGAAAAATGCAAAACCTGTTGCAGCAACAGACCCAGTTGTGAAGCGAGGAGAGGAAGTTTTCAACAAAAGCTGTATTGGCTGTCACGCTGTTACACCAGTTGATGGTCGTCCAGAGCAAGCTCGCCTTGCGCCAAACTTAGGCAACTTTGCGGATCGTGAACGCATTGCCGGCATTTTAGAACATAACGAAGAAAACTTAAAAGCTTGGTTAAAAGATCCAGAGAAAATTAAGCCAGGCAACAAAATGACAGGTACTTATCCAGCATTATCTGATGAAGAGCTAGAAGCATTAACAAAATATTTAATGACATTATCTGTTGAGTAA